One Branchiostoma floridae strain S238N-H82 chromosome 1, Bfl_VNyyK, whole genome shotgun sequence genomic region harbors:
- the LOC118419627 gene encoding coatomer subunit delta-like: MVLLAAAVCTKSGKAIISREVVEMTRSRIEGLLAAFPKLMNTGKQHTFVETESVRYVYQPLEKLYMLLITTKNSNILEDLETLRLFSRVIPEYCKVMEESEIVDQSFPLIFAFDEIVALGYRENVNLAQIRTFTEMDSHEEKVFKAVRESQEREAIQEMKKKAKELQAARREAERTGKKTPGFGGGFGGGSRSSGESVPVMADDYKPEPSKPTYTAPKPSPSGRAMKLGSKGKDVDHFVDKLVSEGQEVASTKASRQSAQAAKIATPAIHTESVHLRIEEKVTLTARRDGGLDNMEIHGMISLRISDEQYGKIIIAVENQEARGAQIQTHPNVDKKLFQSKSEIGLKNPNKPFPINNDIGVMRWRLQSSDESLMPLSINCWPTESSDGCDVNVEYELEQEQLELNDVVISIPLPSGGGAPVVGDLDGEYHVDSRRGMLEWRLPVIDASNKSGSLEFSCHGHSDDFFPVSVSFVSTKSYCDVMVSGIRMVDGGQPVKYSSDTALLVEKYEIL, from the exons ATG GTCCTGTTGGCGGCTGCAGTTTGCACCAAGTCCGGGAAAG CCATAATTTCCCGGGAGGTTGTCGAGATGACGCGATCCCGCATCGAGGGTTTGCTGGCTGCGTTTCCCAAGCTGATGAACACGGGCAAGCAGCACACGTTTGTGGAGACGGAGAGCGTTCGCTACGTCTACCAGCCGCTGGAGAAGCTGTACATGCTGCTCATCACCACCAAGAACAGCAACATCCTGGAGGATCTGGAGACCCTCAGGCTCTTCTCAAGAGTG ATTCCTGAGTACTGCAAAGTGATGGAGGAGTCAGAAATAGTGGACCAGTCCTTCCCTCTCATCTTTGCCTTTGATGAGATCGTTGCCCTTGGTTACAGAGAGAATGTGAACCTGGCCCAGATCAGAACCTTCACAGAGATGGACTCTCATGAGGAGAAGGTGTTTAAGGCTGTCAGAGAG TCTCAAGAGCGTGAAGCCATCCAGGAGATGAAGAAGAAAGCCAAGGAGCTGCAAGCTGCGCGACGAGAGGCGGAGAGGACCGGGAAGAAGACTCCAGGGTTCGGGGGCGGGTTTGGAGGCGGTTCTCGCTCATCAGGGGAATCGGTTCCCGTCATGGCTGATGACTACAAGCCTGAGCCATCCAAACCTACATACACAGCACCCAA ACCCAGCCCATCAGGCCGAGCCATGAAGCTGGGTAGTAAGGGAAAGGACGTGGACCACTTTGTGGACAAGCTTGTGTCCGAAGGCCAGGAGGTGGCCAGCACTAAGGCATCCAGGCAGTCGGCTCAGGCTGCTAAAATAGCCACTCCTGCTATTCACACAGAAAG TGTTCATCTGCGCATTGAAGAGAAGGTGACCCTGACAGCCAGACGAGATGGTGGCCTGGACAACATGGAGATCCACGGCATGATCTCACTGCGCATATCTGACGAGCAGTATGGCAAGATCATCATCGCTGTAGAAAACCAGGAAGCCAGAGGAGCACAAATACAG ACACATCCCAACGTGGACAAGAAGCTGTTCCAGTCGAAGTCCGAGATCGGCCTGAAGAATCCCAACAAACCGTTCCCCATCAACAATGACATCGGGGTGATGAGATGGAGGCTGCAGTCCAGCGACGAGTCCCTCATGCCCTTGTCAA TAAACTGCTGGCCCACTGAGAGTTCAGACGGATGTGATGTTAATGTGGAGTATGAGTTGGAGCAGGAGCAGCTGGAACTGAATGATGTCGTCATCTCCATTCCTTTGCC GTCTGGAGGTGGAGCGCCTGTTGTGGGGGACCTGGATGGAGAGTACCACGTGGACAGCAGGAGAGGCATGCTGGAGTGGAGGCTACCGGTCATCGACGCCTCCAACAAGTCGGGCAGCCTGGAGTTCAGCTGTCACGGCCACTCCGACGACTTCTTCCCAGTCTCCGTCTCATTTGTATCCACCAAGTCTTACTGTGATGTCATG GTGAGTGGAATAAGGATGGTGGACGGTGGCCAGCCAGTCAAGTACTCATCAGATACAGCATTGCTTGTGGAGAAGTACGAGATACTTTAA
- the LOC118419640 gene encoding UDP-N-acetylglucosamine--dolichyl-phosphate N-acetylglucosaminephosphotransferase-like, protein MHYPLVINTCLSALGMLVTLKVIPQFGEVFMKAGFKGKDLNKAVQKEIPESAGMISGAMFLIIMFLFIPFPFLEYWVSVKPQAHHEFPHADFVEFLGALLSISCMIFLGFVDDALSLKWRHKLWLPTIASLPLLMVYFTTFDLTTIIVPKPFRPFLGLSIDLSLLYYVYMGMLAVFCTNAINILAGINGVETGQSLIIGLSITLFNLLELSGDFSEDHIFSLYFMIPFCAVSFALLYYNWYPSQVFVGDTFCYFAGMTFAVVGILSHFSKTMLLFFIPQILNFLYSCPQLFRLVPCPRHRLPRFDAKTGKLGMSYSRFKTSELNSIGALILKVCSIFHIADVRSGVGEDKQYTECSNLTLINFVLYVLGPTHERTLTIYLLTIQVLGSMAAFFIRYQLAKIFYDV, encoded by the exons ATGCATTACCCGCTGGTTATCAACACCTGCCTGTCCGCCCTGGGCATGCTGGTCACTCTCAAAGTCATCCCCCAGTTCGGAGAAGTTTTCATGAAGGCTGGCTTCAAGGGGAAGGATCTCAACAAGGCTGTTCAAAAGGAGAT CCCAGAGTCTGCAGGGATGATAAGTGGTGCCATGTTCCTGATCATCATGTTCCTGTTCATCCCCTTCCCCTTCCTGGAGTACTGGGTGTCAGTCAAGCCACAGGCACACCACGAGTTCCCGCATGCAGAT TTTGTAGAGTTTTTGGGCGCATTGTTGTCCATCTCCTGTATGATATTCCTGGGGTTTGTGGATGACGCGCTGTCCCTGAAGTGGCGACACAAGCTGTGGCTGCCCACCATCGCCTCACTGCCCCTCCTCATGGTCTACTTCACTACATTCGACCTGACAACCATCATTGTTCCAAAGCCGTTCAGACCCTTCTTGGGATTGTCCATCGATCTGA GCCTGCTGTACTATGTCTACATGGGCATGTTGGCTGTGTTCTGCACCAACGCTATAAATATCCTGGCTGGTATCAACGGTGTGGAGACTGGGCAGTCACTGATCATTGGGCTGTCAATTACCCTCTTCAATCTACTGGAACTCTCAG GTGACTTCAGTGAAGACCACATCTTTTCCCTCTACTTCATGATTCCATTTTGTGCTGTATCCTTTGCTCTTTTATACTACAACTG GTATCCATCCCAAGTGTTTGTGGGAGACACCTTCTGCTACTTTGCTGGGATGACGTTCGCCGTGGTGGGCATCTTGTCTCACTTCAGCAAGACCATGCTGCTCTTCTTCATCCCCCAGATCTTGAACTTCCTCTACTCGTGTCCGCAGCTCTTCAGACTTGTGCCCTGTCCTCGGCACAGGCTCccacg GTTTGATGCTAAGACAGGGAAGCTTGGAATGAGCTACTCCAGATTCAAAACCTCTGAGCTGAACAGCATCGGTGCACTGATCCTAAAGGTGTGCAGCATCTTCCACATCGCTGATGTCAGATCAGGGGTTGGGGAGGACAAGCAGTACACAGAGTGCAGCAACTTGACCCTAATCAACTTTGTCCTGTATGTCCTTGGACCGACTCATGAGAGAACACTAACCATCTACCTCCTCACTATCCAG GTACTTGGCAGTATGGCAGCTTTCTTTATCAGATACCAGCTGGCCAAGATCTTCTATGATGTATAA